The genomic interval CTGTAGGCAAACATGGCTTTGGTGAGTATACAGGAAGGTGGACACGACAAACAATGCAATACATGCGACAAATTAACTGAGTGTATTGAAAGCTTTGTACACGCAATTAGAAATGCAAGCTGTGTAAATGTGTCTCCCCCCTACAGCGATTGAGATCGGTCCTCAGGCCCATGGACTAGTCAGATCCAACATTTTATCCGCAATGCAAGAAGGAGTCCAGCACATGTTAGACTGGGTCCGACTCTTTAACTCAGGTACCTGGCGTAAGGTGCACTGAACCGGTTCCAACAAATAGTTCTATGCCGCCTAAACAACGGGACACTTGAATTCTGTACCGCATGCTTGCATTGTAATTACATTGTACTGACTGAGGTTCCTTAAAacgtgtttcttttttttttatatctctCTCACTTGCTGTCTCGTGACTCTCCCCACATCCCTTCATTGCAAAGGAGCCCAGTTTGAAGGAGGACAAGTGGAGGTTTACACCATGGTGAAGAATGTGGACTACCCAAGAGACCCAGAGACCTGTGGCCTCACAGCTGCCATTCATCCTCAGCTGCAGGTATACGTTACAGGGCGGTGTAGTGACTAAAGCATCTTAGAAGTGACCGGATGTTTGCTAGGTCAATCCCTGATtcgtgatttaaaaaaatatgacacTTCTGGCCTGTGCGCAAGGCATTTATCACTCACTGCTCCATGGGCTCTCGTCGTGGCTGCACCTCTCCTATTCTCAACCAAACCTCAGTTGGACTGTTTATGCCAACGCACAAAGATCTCCTTTCCTCAGAGCCCTTGAAATCTAAGGACTGGACATCCACTTATTATGGGATGCATTAGCGCTTCTAAGTAGCTGGTTCTTCAACTCAGTTTTCACTCTCCTCCTAAACTCTTACCTCTCGCTCATTCCTTTTAGGATCGGGACTTCTGCCTCCTCCGTCCCAACGACCCGCTGTTCCAGACCTTCTCTGGAGAGACATTAAAGTACAAGGGGACGGAGGCACTCTACCCGTTCTTCGTTAACGAATGTGCGTACTACGAGAAGGGCATAGCTCTGTCCCTAGCACGACAGAGGAGTGTGGGGATACCGTCCATCCGGtcggagagagagggggaacggGGAAAATTTAAAAGCGCCGCCGAAGAAattgaggaagaggagacagaggaggaaggcTCTCCGATAGAAATGGAATGTGAAAAGCAGAGTGGTTCACTGTGACCGTATAAACGAGCTCCTATTTAAAACACCTTCCGTACCTCAGGAACAAGGTAATCGTGTGGAACGAGATGCACTGATCAAATGTAACTTCACAGAATAAAATCCTTTATTGAAACGACGGCATTCGCTGAGAGaagccacacacactcattcacgcAACCATACAATATCATCGCTAGCTCACAACTCGACATCTTCAACATTAGCTTTTTACTCCCAAGACGTCTCTTGGATTATAATCGAATACATTCACAATAGTTTCACTGTTGCTCAGACAATAACATTTGCTCTATCTACACACACTACATTGGAGGCAGAGAGAACAGCAGGTATGTTGGATTTGCATTTGCCAAGCGGAAAATACTACGGAAAAGTAcaatctgttttgtttctttctttaaatACAGCACTTTTAAAAGGCTTAACCCAgctattttgtttaattttgcaTACTAAATTCTACATTACTTCATGAATATTACCTGTTTTAACCCAACTTGTCATTAAGGTGCCAGTTTCGTGACACAGATTAGCCTGGTCTGGGACTAAAAACATCCACCTCATTGGAGTTCCAGAATAGGCTTTGATGTGTGTCACAGAACCAGTCCAAGAACCATTTATAACTGGATCTAACGTGTCCTTTGTCCTGATCTGGTACCCATTCTGATTGTGGCCATATGTTTAGACCGGTGTAGACGATTAAGACACATCGTGATCCGATTCTGATCAGATCTTgctgtaaacaaaaaaacatgatcaCGACAAAACTCATGTTAGAGGCAGGAATAAATCAGGCAATTGTTAGCAGTCATGCCATGTGTCTGAAGACATGAGGCTCTATTCCTTCTCAGTGTCAAGATTTGATGAAGTTACCAGTCATCCACGAAAGTGCCCTTACAGTTAATTGTACAATGCCAGTGGTTATCAACTAATGCAAATCAATATTAACATATGTAGCATTGATTGCAAAGCACTTAAAGTTATGATCCCcgaaaaatgaaaatgcaaagaaaaaggtTTTTCATATGGCAACATTACATGCATTCTCAACAAAATCTCAAAAAAATAACAGTTCACAGTTGAATTgtcaaaaatattaataatagcCTATGCCATACAAGTGtaataaacataaacacaattACAAGTAAACcgagagaaaaaaaagctaaatgtgACAATATGTGAATGTAACAACTTAATCGAAATAACCACAtctaaaatcaaaaggtgtgaAGGTCAGAATGACACTACatgtgtgagagaaaaaaaacactataaaTCACACCATACAGTGTTAACTGGGGGTAATACATGGTGTCAGGAAAAGGTTTGGCATCAATTCCACATTAATTATAGTCAATTCAGAAAGTTATACATTTTTCCTAAACATAAACCATTAAAACAGATactctttcatttcagttcctaaattgaaatggaattgaccccaaTCCTGACAGGGACCCTGCATTTTATAATGGGGATGAAATAGAACTGAACAGAATCAAAATCTCACAAACATAACAAATAACATACAAAACGTCCAAAAGCTAATAAATAATGACACCACAACATATACCATACTCCATGAATTGACACTAAAATATGcagtttatatattttcaagtTGACTTGAAAAGCTCAAATATTTCAATcaccaccaaaaaaaaaatcttgaaggTTTGACCTTCTATTAGTTCAACTGTGTTTCTATCTCGTCCCTATGATGTGACGCAGCTTTAACCATTCAGGTTTTTCTCATACACAATTAAATACCCGTTGGTATAATAAATGCTACAGTTTGTTCAGGCCCTTTCGGTTGCCTTCAGATCAACTGTACACTAGGCGCTTTTATAGATCTGAAAGAAGTGGATGGGTATAGGCTACAAACAGAAAGAGGATATCTTCCATATACTTATTCAGCTTAATCAACATCAACAGGTGTCACTGAGTTGGGTTTTTGATTTGGAACCGAGCCTattcagacaaaataaaaatgatctcCATTGTACAAAAAAGAacgaaaaaaagagaaagaagggtAATTACGCTGTAAGTTTAGTGATATGCAGTAGCAGGTTGCAGTGCGATAACGCCCTTTTGTTGAAAATCAAGCCCCAACGACATGTCATAGGAACGACAGGGCAGGTGACCCCGTGGCCGCCGGCAGCGAAGCTGCGACCCCGCCGAGCGCCGGCACGTCTCCTAGGCGACCCGGTAGGCAGCCATGCGGTAGTAGTTCCGGCTGTGGCTGCGCGCCGCCCACGCAAGCAGAGCAGCGGCCATCATGTGCAGCGGCGAGGAGATGAGGGCCAGGTAAAGGGACCAGCCCAGGGACCCGTCCACACGGTCCGGTAGGACAGAGGCCCGGTGAAGCAGGTCCATCCCAGCCAGATAGCAGCACACGGTCGCTAGGGAACACAGCCCTGAAGGGGGgagagggcaggagacaggCAAGGCGAGAGAGGGCAGGAAACAGGGAAGGTTAAATAACCCGGGGTTAAGACGACGTAATAATTCAGTGCAGAAGGGGTCAGAGAATGAGGATGCCCAGTGCTCTGTTACTGTCATCTACAGTTCTTCCTAATTTAGACATCTTAAGACACAGACTTTATCTTGCACCAAGCTGATTAAAGTGAAAAGGACAGTATGAGTATTCCTATGATGTTGTGACAACAGGTAGACAAGCATTTAGAGTGGGGAACccaataatgaaacaaaaactctAGTTTAAATCCTTTAAACCTGTAAAGGTGAGATATCTGTGAATGTGTTACCATTGAGCAAGGCACTAAACCAACGCTAAACGGCTCAAATGTAAAAGTTTGAGAAATTCCTCACCGGCCAGCAGGTGAAGCATTCCAATTCCCAAGGTCGGGGTGAGACTGTGGCAAAGACAGGCACAGAACCCAATCAGACCCGCAAGCACCACTAGGCCCAATGAGATCAGCGGGAGCAGAAACTGGCACCTCCACAGGTCTACAGGCAGACAGGGCTTCCAGTTAGAATTTAATAAGGCAAGAAGCAAAAAAGGATGACCCGACTGTGTTCTCAAAGTGTTACCGCCTGAGTACACATTGTGTTCTTAACTTCCTACCGGCATGGGGGTAAATAGTGGGATCAAAGCTTACAGGTACGTATCATGTCTTCTCCACTGTTGTGGTTTCCTGGCTCTTTGTACTTTGGCGTGAACTGCTGTGGCAACGAGAAGCTCACGCACTTCATCGTCATCTTTGGATCTGAAGCAGGGAACATTAGCAGAGTGAAGATACGACCGATCCAGCCCTGAATCCTGTGGATCTGGATACCCAAATCACTTCGAAGAATTCCCCTTAGTCTGTGAGAGTAGCTAGTCTTACCTGGCTCCTTGTACCAGTGGATGTGAGCGGGCACCAGAACGCAGCGCCACCAGAGGCCCATGGTGCCGTTGAGACGAAAGAGCGTGTCGCTGTAGGTCTTCTCGTCGAATTCCCCATCCATGAACTCCTCGTGCAGTGACCGCAGCTCGGACACGTTAGCCTCGCCGCGCACCGGCGGACTTGTGTATTGGTACCAGTGCTGCGTCCCAACCGCCACAGACAGGTACACGGTAGCCAGCAGGCTGAGAACACTGCTGATAACCAATGCCGTGGCGTAGCGGTTGTCAACCATTGTTTACCAACGGAGACGCGTCAAATAGGAGATTAAAGGCTTCGCCTCTTCCTCTCAGATTAGTTATAGGCGGTGGAGTCTTTGCATGTATTCCATTAACCGCGCCAAAATAGACCCAGGCAAAAAACGTTTCAGGGGCAACAAGAAATTATGCGGTTTGATATTATCCAATACGCTCGGACATTTTGATTGTTACTAATACGTGCCACCCAGGCTGCAGCACCCGATTTGCTGGCCCTACTAACCTACCCGACACTGTGGGTGTCCTAGTCGCGCACAGCGTAGATGCGCCATCTGTTCTCGTGTCCCACTTCCAAACCCGTTGTTGCCTGGCAATGCGACAGATTGGCTACTCCGCCTCCTATACAGCATGCAACCACTAACGTTACATACTGTCAGTTagtaagagaaaaaaaacgTGTCATCATTTTCTCTTGCATGAAAAAGCAACAACACTTGTTTCTTAAACCAAGAGCACCGTCAAACTTTAGCTTATTGGCTGCATTGGGTTACGAGAGATTGTAAACACGTAAATCCATGCGTTTTCTTTTTCCGGGAGGCAGCAGTGGAATGCTGGGTAAAACAATCATTATGATAATCGTAAAGGGAAACAACCGGAAATAACATCTCTATTTCGAACGGCTCTTTTCTGTGAGCATCGGGAACCCCATCCCAATGTTGAGAGACGTAAATTTGGCTGCCTGATTTGAATAGGCTGCTTTTCTCAGCTTAAAACCACAATTATCtgcttatacattttaaaacttttCTCTATAGATGGTGTATCTTTTACTGTAGAAACAATATCAACTGGGAAACGGGCATCAACTTGATCCGTCCAAATGTTTCCTATGATATTATGCtacatggacagacagaaaacatcaaacacgaAGTTTGTTCATATTTGAACCTGCATTTAAACAATCCAACGCAACGGCAGCCTACCTTTGGGCTAAGCACTGGATACTTTTTTGAACCAAGAACCGTTTGGGAGTCAAATGGGGCGGCTCTTTTATGGGGCGAACAGAACGGCACGAGCCAGCCATCAAGGAGACAGCAGTGGGGTCACAGCCTGACCAGGGTTCAATCCTGCTCACAGTTTTAGACCAGATGTCCCGCAGAGCCAGGTTCAAGAAACACGTGTTGAATTTGGAGCTCGCAGTATTTTGATTTGCTTACATCGCATGGTGTCGCATAGGCCTAGTGAGTGGACACTGCGAACAGAAAAGTATTAGACGAGCTAGACTGATGTGATGCTCTCCCACTGAGCCCAGCATCAAAGGGATGTTGTTCCACGTTTATATGCGCTCTGTATCCATGGGACGAGGTTAGGCCGACGTGTAGGCCTGTGCAGATTTGTATCgtatagtaaaaaaaacattccgtGAATAGACAAGAGCAGTTTAATGAATAGTATGATGCAGTTTGTGTGTAGTCTACTTCGCAACgcggagtgcctggatacagccttTGATGTGTATGTGTTGGTCACAACCTCGCCAGGAGGTGCTTAACGTGACCAAGCGGGTTACTAGCGGTGGGTAATCCAATTTCAGGTGAACAATGTTCCTATCTTATCACCGTAGAAAATCGGAATCTagttaaatattttacaaagtCGCATAACTGGTTTTCTACCATTCAGAGATATTGTAGCCTAGGCTACAGAGGATctagaataaatatttttctggcTTTTCTGGCTTTTCTAGTTTTGTAAAGCCAGTGTTGTAGAGCGAGATTTCATAGCACAATGGCAGTCATAGCATATTTAAAAACCTCTTAACGGCAGTTAGACAGATTGTAGATTGTAGAGTATGGATTGTAGATTATAGATTGTAGATTGTATACCTTCAGAACAAGTGTAGTTCTACACCTGAGGTATTCAAATTCGGGGCCGTGACCCCAAGTGGGTTCAGCACATTTAGACAATttgtttacagaaaataaaacattattacatGCTTGAAACTATAACCGTCATGTTCAGAAACATCACTGGCTTAACTTTCACATAATCAACATATTGCTTGTATTTAAAGATGGACTTTCACATGGTCATGACAAGCTACAACAGATAGCATAtttttattagattagattaaactttattgtcattgtgcAAGTACaatagtttaaatgtatttaattgttgaatctaagtaataaaaataatatacaaaatacaCTATATAATGTAAGAataatgcttgttttctttcaaattgcatttttattcaaaatgtactcaaaataaaaataaaattaatctaTGATTCATGATTACAAATTTAGATTAAGTCGGCTGTGTTTACAGAATAGTAGGTAATTGTGTTATACTGTATCTAATGCATTTTTCTATTGCATTCTTAGTTGTAATTGGGGCGTGTAAATAATGTATAACCACCGCATCTTGCACTGCTTCTTTCCGGTGAGTGAGAGAGCTTTTTCAGGAGACTGCCTCTGAGATCACTGTTGTCTTGATAGGAGCATTGACAGAACCACCAGACAGGAAGCTGTGAAGAGACTTGCCTTGCTGCCCACACCTGAGTTA from Esox lucius isolate fEsoLuc1 chromosome 24, fEsoLuc1.pri, whole genome shotgun sequence carries:
- the LOC105029486 gene encoding N-acyl-aromatic-L-amino acid amidohydrolase (carboxylate-forming) B; amino-acid sequence: MEKRQVVLPTLSRVAVCGGTHGNELSGVYLVRERLKKKKVVEEEEHVSVVTVMSNPRAVQHCRRYTETDLNRCFTRATLSSPVTDKTPYEIVRSQELNSLLGPKGSPEATDLVCDLHNTTANMGLCFIAYSDRDWISLHIYRHLQRQMSGIPVRFLHFDLPLNEAYSLDSVGKHGFAIEIGPQAHGLVRSNILSAMQEGVQHMLDWVRLFNSGAQFEGGQVEVYTMVKNVDYPRDPETCGLTAAIHPQLQDRDFCLLRPNDPLFQTFSGETLKYKGTEALYPFFVNECAYYEKGIALSLARQRSVGIPSIRSEREGERGKFKSAAEEIEEEETEEEGSPIEMECEKQSGSL
- the LOC105029487 gene encoding claudin domain-containing protein 1-like, which encodes MVDNRYATALVISSVLSLLATVYLSVAVGTQHWYQYTSPPVRGEANVSELRSLHEEFMDGEFDEKTYSDTLFRLNGTMGLWWRCVLVPAHIHWYKEPDPKMTMKCVSFSLPQQFTPKYKEPGNHNSGEDMIRTYLWRCQFLLPLISLGLVVLAGLIGFCACLCHSLTPTLGIGMLHLLAGLCSLATVCCYLAGMDLLHRASVLPDRVDGSLGWSLYLALISSPLHMMAAALLAWAARSHSRNYYRMAAYRVA